From the Marivivens sp. LCG002 genome, the window CGCGAACGCACAAGGCTCACCGCGACGATTCCGACGAGCAAAGCAAGGCTCAGACCGTAGGAGCTGAGCACATGGACGGCATATTTACCGAGTTCAGGCATTAAGACCTCCGAGCACGGGTTTCGAGCGCACGAATACGGCGCAAACGGATTTCAGTGCGGGTGCGCAGGAGCACCAGCGCGATAAAAAGAAGGACAAAGCCCGCAATAGCGACAAGCGCGGGATACCAGAAGATATCGGCAACGTTCTCTTCGGCATCCATCGAAAGCGAGGCGCCTTGGTGCAGACCTTGATTCCAGAAGTTGACCGCATAGCGGCTGAGCACGGCGAACACCGACCCAACGATGCACAGAACCGAGGTAAGGTCTGCCGCCGTATCGGGATCGTCAATCGCCGCCCAAAGCGCAACATAGCCGAGATAGAAGAGGAAGAGGATCAGGAACGAGGTCAGACGCGGGTCCCATGCCCACCATGTTCCCCACATCGGCTGGCCCCAGATTGCACCCGTGATGAGCGCGATCAGCGTCATGACGATGCCCACGGGCGCTGCAGCCTTGGCCGCCAGTGCCGAAACATGGTGACGGCGGATTAGCCAGATGAGCGAAGCGACCAGCATCATGAACCATGCGTTGATCGCCATGAGAGCCGAGGGCACATGGATATAGAAGATTTTGACCGTCGAGCCTTGGCGGTAATCTTCGGGGGTAAAGAAGAACCCCCAGACAAGCCCCGAAACCAGACAGACCAGAGCCGCAACCGTCACCACCGGCAGGATCGGAGCTGTAAAGCTCATGAATTTCTTCGGGTTTGCGTATTCCCAGAGTGACATCAGGTTTTCCCTCTCCCTAGCGCAAATTGATGCGAAGCGCTGCCGCCGTTGCGAATGGCAAAAAGGCAAAGACCCCTGCCGTGATGCCCGCCACCATGACGAGCGGCGTCGTGGTTGTCAGCCCCTCTGCCCCGCGACGAACCGTCTCTGCTCCGAAGATAAGAGTAGGCACGTAAAGCGGCAGGACAAGGAGCGACATCAAAAGTCCGCCGCGACGTAATCCCACAGTCAGTGCCGCCCCGAAGGTTCCGATCATCGACAGCGCAGGCGTGCCGAGCGCGAGCGAGATGAAGAGGAACCAATAGGCCTCTGGCTTGAGGTTCAACAGGAACCCGAGCGCAGGCGCGGCAAGCGTGAGCGGCAAACCCGTGGTGATCCAATGGGCCAAGGCTTTGACGAAGGCCGCCCCTTCGAGTGGCAGGGGCGATGTGGCGATGAGCGCCAGCGCCCCGTCCTCGTAATCCAGCGCGAAAATCCGGTCGAGCGAGAGCAGCGCCGCAAGAAGCGAGGCGACCCAAAGGATACCGGGGGCAATCCGCGACAGGATTTCCGCCTCGGGTCCAACGCCAAAGGGCACCAGAACGACGACGATCAAAAAGAACGCAAGGCCGAGACCAAACCCGCCCCCTGCCCGCACGGCAAGCCTCAGGTCGCGTAGGAGAAGCGCGATCACAGAAACGCCTCGTCACTCGATCCGCCAGCGTCATAGGCCGCGCGGAAAGGTTCAAGGTCGATCTCGGGGGCCTCGAGCCCAAGGTCGATATGGGTCGCAATCACCGCGATACCGCCTTTGGCAAGGTGTTGATTTTTGAGAAAATCGGCAAAGAGTTTGACCGAAAAGCGGTCAAGCGAAACGGTCGGCTCGTCGAGAAACAGGATTTTGCGCCCGATGACACCAAGACGGGCCAGCCCGAGGCGGCGCTTTTGCCCTGCCGAGAGCGTGCCTGCAAAACGGTCGCGCAGCTCCACGAGGTCGAAGGCCTCGAACACGTTGTCCTTCACCTCGGTCCCGTGAACCGAAGCCCAGAAGTCCAAATTCTCGCGCACGGTCAGTTGCGCTTTGATGCCGTCGGCGTGACTGGCATAGGCGCTTTGATCCTCGGGACAGTCGATCGTGCCGCCAAGCGGTGGCTGAAGCCCTGCAAGGGTGCGAAGCAGCGTCGTTTTCCCGATGCCGTTGGCCCCGCGCAGGACAAGCGCCTCGCCTTCTTGCAAATGGAAATTGACGCCCTGCAGGAGCGGAACGCCACCACGGGCACAGCCAAGATCGGTCACAACGAGTTCCATGCCCATCGGCTTAGCCTACCCCGCGCTCCGAGAAAAGATCAGACGGGCAACAGCGCCAAAGCGACGCGCCGTCCCTCGGACAAAAGAACGTTATAGGTGCGACAGGCGGCGGGCGATGCCATGCTCTCGACGCCGAGCCCCGCCGCTTCAAGAGCCTCACGGAACGCGGAAGGCAAATGCGCGATCTCGGCGCCGGTGCCGACAAAGACCACGTCAAGGTCCGCCGCTGCCTCAATCAACGTCTGTGGGTCCTCGTATCCGCCCCAAGGCGCGACCCCTTGCGGAAGCACGGCGATTGCGCCCTCGTAAACTTTGCCGCCCAGACGGAAAAATCCCGGGCCATAGCCTTCGACGGGAACTGCGTCAGTATAGACAACTTCATTC encodes:
- a CDS encoding Mth938-like domain-containing protein — encoded protein: MRLNEVVYTDAVPVEGYGPGFFRLGGKVYEGAIAVLPQGVAPWGGYEDPQTLIEAAADLDVVFVGTGAEIAHLPSAFREALEAAGLGVESMASPAACRTYNVLLSEGRRVALALLPV
- the ccmD gene encoding heme exporter protein CcmD produces the protein MPELGKYAVHVLSSYGLSLALLVGIVAVSLVRSRSVKARLEALEKQDG
- a CDS encoding heme ABC transporter permease — encoded protein: MSLWEYANPKKFMSFTAPILPVVTVAALVCLVSGLVWGFFFTPEDYRQGSTVKIFYIHVPSALMAINAWFMMLVASLIWLIRRHHVSALAAKAAAPVGIVMTLIALITGAIWGQPMWGTWWAWDPRLTSFLILFLFYLGYVALWAAIDDPDTAADLTSVLCIVGSVFAVLSRYAVNFWNQGLHQGASLSMDAEENVADIFWYPALVAIAGFVLLFIALVLLRTRTEIRLRRIRALETRARRS
- the ccmB gene encoding heme exporter protein CcmB; the protein is MIALLLRDLRLAVRAGGGFGLGLAFFLIVVVLVPFGVGPEAEILSRIAPGILWVASLLAALLSLDRIFALDYEDGALALIATSPLPLEGAAFVKALAHWITTGLPLTLAAPALGFLLNLKPEAYWFLFISLALGTPALSMIGTFGAALTVGLRRGGLLMSLLVLPLYVPTLIFGAETVRRGAEGLTTTTPLVMVAGITAGVFAFLPFATAAALRINLR
- the ccmA gene encoding heme ABC exporter ATP-binding protein CcmA is translated as MELVVTDLGCARGGVPLLQGVNFHLQEGEALVLRGANGIGKTTLLRTLAGLQPPLGGTIDCPEDQSAYASHADGIKAQLTVRENLDFWASVHGTEVKDNVFEAFDLVELRDRFAGTLSAGQKRRLGLARLGVIGRKILFLDEPTVSLDRFSVKLFADFLKNQHLAKGGIAVIATHIDLGLEAPEIDLEPFRAAYDAGGSSDEAFL